From the candidate division WOR-3 bacterium genome, one window contains:
- the coaBC gene encoding bifunctional phosphopantothenoylcysteine decarboxylase/phosphopantothenate--cysteine ligase CoaBC translates to MNLLFEKVILIGVTGGVAAYKVPLLVRELKGRGAKVKVILTENAKRFVSSQVLSIFSDGVFDSLWEDDIPHITLSSESDFFLILPADYNIIGKAASGVADDLLSTTIAAYNKKILFCPSMNPRMLENPVLIKNIEYLKSCGHYFLEPSKGPLACGVEGKGRLPSISRIVLEIEKALSPKTLEGDLCLITGGGTVEKIDPVRCLTNESSGKMAYYLAKYCYLSGGEVELILGKNTLNLDPDLPYKITLVNSAEEMFNKILDRWDEVDYLFMSAAVSDFTVNPKEEKIKRKEELVLELKSNIDILKELKKRKKHQFIVGFSLEKENLRASTLEKMKEKGCDIMVGNFVSSIGSEESAGIIISKKGEEEFNCSKEELAWKIIQKIK, encoded by the coding sequence TTGAATCTTCTTTTTGAAAAGGTTATTCTTATTGGAGTTACAGGAGGTGTTGCTGCTTATAAAGTTCCTCTTCTTGTAAGGGAACTCAAAGGAAGAGGAGCTAAAGTGAAGGTTATTTTAACCGAAAATGCAAAAAGGTTCGTTTCTTCTCAGGTTTTATCTATCTTTAGTGATGGGGTTTTTGATTCCCTTTGGGAGGATGATATCCCTCATATAACTTTATCTTCTGAATCAGACTTTTTTTTAATCTTACCCGCAGATTACAATATTATTGGGAAAGCCGCTTCTGGAGTGGCGGATGACCTTCTTTCTACAACTATTGCAGCCTATAATAAGAAAATATTGTTTTGTCCTTCTATGAATCCAAGGATGCTTGAAAACCCAGTTCTTATCAAGAATATTGAATATCTTAAAAGTTGTGGACATTATTTTTTAGAGCCTTCTAAGGGTCCTCTTGCCTGTGGGGTGGAAGGGAAAGGTAGGCTTCCTTCAATTTCTCGGATTGTTTTGGAAATTGAGAAGGCTCTTTCCCCAAAAACTTTGGAAGGGGATCTTTGTCTTATAACTGGAGGGGGAACGGTAGAAAAAATTGATCCTGTGAGATGTTTAACAAATGAATCTTCAGGAAAAATGGCTTATTATCTTGCGAAGTATTGCTACCTTTCTGGGGGAGAAGTAGAATTGATTTTGGGTAAGAATACCTTAAACCTTGATCCTGATCTTCCCTATAAAATTACCTTAGTAAATTCTGCAGAAGAAATGTTTAATAAAATTTTAGATAGATGGGATGAGGTTGATTATCTTTTTATGAGTGCAGCTGTTTCTGATTTTACCGTTAATCCAAAAGAGGAGAAAATAAAGAGAAAAGAGGAACTTGTTCTTGAGTTAAAAAGTAATATTGACATTCTTAAAGAGTTGAAGAAAAGGAAAAAACATCAATTTATAGTAGGTTTTTCTTTAGAAAAAGAGAATCTTAGAGCTTCAACCTTAGAAAAAATGAAAGAGAAAGGTTGTGATATAATGGTTGGAAATTTTGTTTCTTCGATTGGGAGTGAAGAGAGTGCAGGGATAATTATTTCCAAGAAAGGAGAAGAAGAATTTAATTGTTCTAAAGAAGAATTGGCATGGAAAATTATTCAAAAAATAAAATAA
- a CDS encoding uracil-DNA glycosylase, with protein MENYSKNKIIEILKLFKYMGFEKIYIKKSPFHELKKEIENCKKCELWKNRNNTVFGKGPFNAKIFFIGEAPGREEDLQGEPFVGMAGKKLDEMFEKAGINPKEVFITNVVKCRPPGNRAPTPYEIMKCNSYLVRQIKLINPSIIVLLGNIPLSLVSGDFEGISKVRGKRLEYLSYPAIPTFHPAYVVRNPESEEIVIEDFKRVLRSVS; from the coding sequence ATGGAAAATTATTCAAAAAATAAAATAATAGAAATTTTAAAACTATTTAAGTATATGGGCTTTGAAAAAATTTATATAAAAAAGTCGCCTTTCCATGAACTCAAAAAAGAGATTGAGAATTGCAAAAAATGTGAGCTTTGGAAAAATAGGAATAATACTGTCTTTGGTAAGGGACCTTTTAACGCAAAGATTTTCTTTATTGGGGAAGCCCCTGGTAGGGAAGAAGACCTACAAGGAGAACCTTTTGTTGGAATGGCCGGTAAGAAACTGGATGAGATGTTTGAGAAAGCAGGAATTAACCCTAAAGAGGTTTTTATAACAAATGTTGTAAAGTGCCGTCCGCCAGGGAATAGAGCTCCAACTCCCTATGAAATAATGAAGTGCAATTCTTATTTAGTAAGGCAAATTAAATTAATAAATCCTTCTATAATTGTATTGCTTGGTAATATTCCTCTTTCTCTTGTAAGTGGAGATTTCGAAGGAATCTCAAAGGTGCGGGGTAAAAGATTAGAGTATTTATCTTATCCAGCTATTCCTACTTTTCATCCTGCTTATGTTGTTAGGAATCCTGAAAGCGAAGAGATTGTAATTGAAGATTTTAAAAGAGTTTTAAGGAGTGTCTCTTGA
- the dnaB gene encoding replicative DNA helicase encodes MIEKVGIPYSEEAEIAVISSMLVDMGAVAEVSTVLVPEDFYYPSHSIIYNAILDVYNKGQKVDVVTVVERLKKDRALEKVGGSSYVASFVKGTISPENVIYYAEIVREKAILRELIEKSRLIIDRASAAREDVDLILDEAENLIFDVRKKRGYERVMPITPLLKEVMKIIEERAEKKDLITGISTGLLELDHLSSGFQKGELIIIAARPSVGKTALALNFAAHIAIKENIPVLFFSLEMHWESLIFRLLAAEARIDGNRIRRGYIREDEWVALTSAVSRLTEAPFYIDASPSMTIFELRAKARRMKKKYNIGILFADYLQLIKGPQIQTREQEVAAISRALKSLAMELNIPVVALSQLSRQPERRGRDSKPILSDLRESGAIEQDADFVLFIHRPDQFKKSVEVPEEKAELIIAKQRNGPIGSFEVAFSRKYARFDNLQKVEVE; translated from the coding sequence TTGATTGAGAAAGTTGGAATTCCTTATTCTGAAGAAGCAGAAATTGCTGTGATCTCAAGTATGTTGGTTGATATGGGGGCTGTGGCAGAGGTGAGTACCGTTTTAGTTCCTGAAGATTTTTACTATCCTAGTCATAGCATTATATATAATGCAATTCTCGATGTTTATAATAAAGGGCAGAAGGTTGATGTAGTTACTGTTGTTGAGCGACTGAAAAAAGATAGGGCACTTGAGAAAGTTGGAGGTTCAAGTTATGTGGCTTCTTTTGTTAAAGGGACAATCTCTCCAGAAAATGTGATATATTACGCTGAAATTGTGAGAGAAAAGGCAATTCTTAGGGAGTTAATAGAGAAAAGTAGATTGATAATTGATAGGGCAAGTGCTGCAAGAGAAGATGTGGACTTAATTCTTGATGAGGCTGAAAATTTGATCTTTGATGTGAGAAAAAAAAGAGGTTATGAGAGAGTTATGCCAATTACTCCTTTGCTTAAGGAAGTTATGAAAATAATAGAAGAAAGAGCAGAAAAAAAAGATTTAATTACAGGAATTTCAACAGGGCTTTTGGAGCTTGATCATTTGAGTAGCGGTTTTCAGAAAGGAGAATTAATAATAATAGCTGCAAGACCTTCTGTTGGGAAAACCGCTTTGGCTTTAAATTTTGCTGCTCATATTGCAATTAAAGAAAATATTCCTGTGCTCTTTTTTTCTCTTGAGATGCACTGGGAAAGCCTCATTTTTAGATTACTTGCTGCCGAAGCTCGGATTGATGGAAATAGAATAAGAAGAGGTTATATAAGGGAGGATGAATGGGTTGCTTTAACGTCCGCAGTTTCAAGGTTAACAGAAGCACCTTTTTATATAGATGCCTCTCCTTCTATGACAATATTTGAACTTAGGGCAAAAGCAAGGAGGATGAAGAAGAAATACAATATAGGTATATTATTTGCAGACTATCTTCAGTTGATTAAAGGACCTCAGATTCAAACAAGAGAGCAAGAGGTTGCCGCTATAAGTAGAGCTTTAAAATCACTTGCAATGGAGTTGAACATTCCTGTTGTTGCTCTATCTCAGCTTTCGAGACAGCCTGAGAGAAGAGGGAGAGATTCTAAACCAATTCTTTCTGATCTTAGGGAATCGGGAGCCATTGAACAGGACGCAGATTTTGTTTTATTTATTCATAGACCCGATCAATTTAAAAAGAGTGTAGAGGTCCCTGAGGAAAAAGCCGAATTAATTATAGCGAAGCAACGTAATGGACCAATTGGAAGCTTTGAAGTTGCTTTTAGTAGAAAATACGCTCGTTTTGATAACTTACAGAAGGTAGAAGTAGAATGA
- a CDS encoding ATP-binding cassette domain-containing protein translates to MIEVKNVWKSFERNEVLRGVSINIDKGETVAIVGSSGCGKTVLLKHILGLLQPDKGEVWVDGININENLSHLFEIRKKFGMVFQSSALFDSLTVLENVIIGIREHFPKMDIKKMEEIGREKLALVGLTEESFDKKPQELSGGMKKRVAIARAISLDPDYIIYDEPTTGLDPIMCDKMNNLMIHLKEQLGKTTIMVTHDLHSAFKVADRIAMLSEGKIVFDGTPGEALKTKNISMKMFIKSSSLSLD, encoded by the coding sequence ATGATTGAAGTGAAGAATGTATGGAAAAGTTTTGAGAGGAATGAAGTTCTCCGAGGAGTTAGTATTAATATTGATAAAGGAGAAACTGTTGCGATTGTTGGCTCAAGTGGTTGTGGAAAAACCGTTCTTCTAAAGCATATTCTTGGCCTCCTTCAACCTGATAAGGGAGAAGTTTGGGTTGATGGGATTAATATAAATGAAAATTTATCTCATCTTTTTGAAATCAGGAAAAAATTTGGAATGGTTTTTCAGAGTTCTGCGCTTTTTGATTCTTTAACAGTTCTTGAGAATGTGATTATTGGAATAAGAGAACATTTCCCTAAAATGGATATAAAGAAAATGGAAGAGATTGGAAGGGAGAAATTAGCTCTTGTTGGGCTAACTGAGGAATCTTTTGATAAGAAACCCCAGGAACTTTCTGGAGGAATGAAAAAAAGAGTAGCGATTGCAAGAGCAATAAGTCTTGATCCGGATTACATTATATATGATGAGCCTACAACAGGGCTTGACCCTATAATGTGCGATAAAATGAATAATTTGATGATTCATCTTAAGGAGCAACTTGGAAAAACAACAATTATGGTAACTCATGACCTACATTCCGCTTTTAAAGTGGCTGATAGAATAGCAATGCTTTCGGAAGGTAAGATCGTCTTTGATGGAACTCCAGGGGAAGCTCTAAAGACAAAAAATATTAGTATGAAAATGTTTATAAAGAGTAGTTCTTTATCTCTTGATTAA
- the radA gene encoding DNA repair protein RadA — protein MFICSECGFKSLKWFGRCPQCKNWETFLEVEEKKEEKVKSIKALTPKFLGEISIREEERIKTGISEFDRVVGGGIVLGSLILLSGDPGIGKSTLLLMICGALSKIWKVLYVSGEESLGQVKMRAERLGLGKEKILMVSETDIESIFSLINKERPNLVVIDSIQVMSFQDGRGIPGSVSLVREITSGLVEIAKKNNITIFIVGHITKSGNIAGPMTLEHMVDTVLFMEGESTHSFRLLRSRKNRFGPTNEIGIFDMDEKGLKEVPNPSLYLISGKEEKASGSVITPTVEGTRPLLVEIQALVIPTRFSYPQRIARGFNERKLDLLLAVLQKRLMIEMGGYDVYCNIAGGINIFEPSIDLGIIISILSSLLDKPISSSLCVVGEVGLAGEVRAVPFIPSRIQEAKRIGFKKMIIPSKAGDLKSEEIELLKVNNINEAKEFCGL, from the coding sequence ATGTTTATATGCAGTGAATGCGGATTTAAATCTTTAAAGTGGTTTGGAAGGTGCCCCCAGTGTAAGAATTGGGAGACCTTTCTAGAGGTTGAAGAGAAAAAAGAAGAAAAGGTAAAATCAATTAAGGCCTTAACCCCTAAATTTTTGGGAGAAATTTCTATTAGAGAAGAAGAAAGAATTAAAACAGGAATTTCGGAATTTGATAGGGTGGTTGGCGGAGGGATTGTCTTGGGCTCTTTAATTCTTCTTTCTGGAGATCCTGGAATTGGGAAGTCCACTTTACTTCTTATGATTTGTGGTGCTCTTTCCAAGATTTGGAAAGTTTTATATGTTTCTGGAGAAGAATCTTTAGGACAAGTGAAAATGAGGGCAGAGCGGTTGGGTTTAGGGAAAGAAAAAATTTTAATGGTTTCAGAAACAGACATTGAGAGTATTTTCTCTTTAATAAATAAAGAGCGTCCAAACCTTGTTGTAATTGATTCTATTCAAGTTATGTCTTTTCAGGATGGAAGAGGAATCCCAGGCTCGGTTTCACTTGTTAGGGAAATTACCTCTGGGCTAGTAGAAATTGCAAAGAAAAATAATATCACAATTTTTATTGTTGGACATATCACAAAGTCAGGAAATATTGCTGGTCCAATGACATTAGAGCATATGGTAGATACAGTTCTTTTTATGGAAGGCGAAAGCACTCATTCCTTCCGATTATTACGTTCACGAAAAAATCGTTTTGGCCCAACCAATGAAATTGGAATATTTGATATGGATGAAAAAGGATTGAAAGAAGTTCCAAATCCTTCCTTATATCTTATTTCTGGGAAAGAAGAAAAAGCTTCAGGTTCGGTAATTACTCCTACTGTAGAAGGGACAAGGCCTCTTTTAGTAGAAATTCAAGCTCTTGTTATACCAACGCGCTTTTCTTATCCTCAAAGAATTGCAAGGGGTTTTAATGAAAGGAAACTTGACCTTTTATTAGCTGTCTTACAGAAGAGACTTATGATAGAGATGGGAGGATATGATGTTTACTGTAACATAGCAGGAGGTATAAATATTTTTGAACCTTCTATTGACCTTGGAATTATTATTTCTATTTTATCCAGCTTATTAGATAAGCCTATTAGCTCTAGTCTTTGTGTGGTGGGAGAAGTGGGTCTTGCTGGAGAAGTAAGAGCAGTTCCATTTATACCAAGCAGAATTCAAGAAGCGAAAAGAATTGGTTTTAAAAAGATGATTATTCCCTCAAAAGCAGGGGATTTGAAGTCTGAAGAGATTGAGCTTCTGAAAGTTAATAATATTAATGAAGCAAAGGAGTTTTGTGGTTTATGA